A region from the Vanessa tameamea isolate UH-Manoa-2023 chromosome 3, ilVanTame1 primary haplotype, whole genome shotgun sequence genome encodes:
- the LOC113397500 gene encoding uncharacterized protein LOC113397500 isoform X2 — protein sequence MARIFFLFVFVVAVNGFRHHPKFPKADESDLIKKVACNSTLEQRRNEFIEKSRCGEPKEVFQELKLQSSYLQVSPSWVWVKRCVGLCDLEAPGSQCVATKTRIEPIPVRIYNLKTNKETCSTYSLEVHESCSCCTSSSSDCASPRVYNPPEPEYEVESI from the exons ATGGCgagaatatttttcttatttgtttttgttgtggCTGTGAACGGGTTCAGACATCACCCGAAGTTCCCGAAGGCCGATGAGAGCGACCTTATAAAAAAAG TGGCGTGCAACAGTACTTTGGAACAGCGAAGGAATGAATTCATAGAAAAGTCTAGATGTGGTGAACCAAAAGAAGTGTTCCAGGAATTAAAACTACAAAGTTCATATTTACAA GTTAGCCCGAGCTGGGTTTGGGTCAAGCGTTGTGTCGGCCTCTGCGATTTAGAAGCACCGGGCTCACAATGTGTCGCAACGAAGACCAGGATAGAACCGATCCCG GTtcgaatatacaatttaaagacGAACAAGGAGACGTGTTCGACGTACAGCCTCGAGGTGCACGAGAGCTGCAGCTGCTGCACCTCTTCGTCCAGCGACTGTGCCTCGCCGAGGGTATATAATCCTC cGGAACCAGAATATGAAGTGGAATCGATCTAA
- the LOC113397500 gene encoding uncharacterized protein LOC113397500 isoform X1, with protein MARIFFLFVFVVAVNGFRHHPKFPKADESDLIKKVACNSTLEQRRNEFIEKSRCGEPKEVFQELKLQSSYLQVSPSWVWVKRCVGLCDLEAPGSQCVATKTRIEPIPVRIYNLKTNKETCSTYSLEVHESCSCCTSSSSDCASPRVYNPRKCSCQCPNMEERRNCLKKRNQNMKWNRSKCICEKKRTLW; from the exons ATGGCgagaatatttttcttatttgtttttgttgtggCTGTGAACGGGTTCAGACATCACCCGAAGTTCCCGAAGGCCGATGAGAGCGACCTTATAAAAAAAG TGGCGTGCAACAGTACTTTGGAACAGCGAAGGAATGAATTCATAGAAAAGTCTAGATGTGGTGAACCAAAAGAAGTGTTCCAGGAATTAAAACTACAAAGTTCATATTTACAA GTTAGCCCGAGCTGGGTTTGGGTCAAGCGTTGTGTCGGCCTCTGCGATTTAGAAGCACCGGGCTCACAATGTGTCGCAACGAAGACCAGGATAGAACCGATCCCG GTtcgaatatacaatttaaagacGAACAAGGAGACGTGTTCGACGTACAGCCTCGAGGTGCACGAGAGCTGCAGCTGCTGCACCTCTTCGTCCAGCGACTGTGCCTCGCCGAGGGTATATAATCCTCGTAAGTGCTCCTGTCAATGTCCCAACATGGAAGAAAGGCGGAATTGCCTCAAGAAG cGGAACCAGAATATGAAGTGGAATCGATCTAAATGCATTTGTGAAAAGAAGAGGACTTTATGGTGA